In Mycobacterium sp. Aquia_216, a genomic segment contains:
- a CDS encoding acyl-CoA dehydrogenase family protein: MTVVDSPEKTLFVSTTQSFLQKEAPLARVRELHAAGVSFDPVWWRRAAELGWTGLLVPAELGGGSVSESGVADLATVAELLGKTVAPGPLYPVSVVLTALAGSADSQAHASVIESLISGETVASWAVSEPGRGWAPLDPSVTATAADAGYRLDGTKDRVEAGAQSAMLLVVARCGDEIRQFLVPTDAPGVRIEPQQSVDLVKQYARVHFDGVVVDPSAAVGSAAETAALIDRQSQIAQVLQCAEVVGVVQTVFDFTVQWALDRHTFGRPLASYQALKHGFADMKLWLEACRATTAAAVTDVADRSPVAGLSASIAKSYVGETAGRIVQGCVQMHGGIGVTWEHDLHLYLRRVSLYRSLFGTPEEHNLRVYDAEKAGRAGTGRATR; this comes from the coding sequence ATGACCGTCGTCGACTCTCCCGAAAAGACACTTTTCGTCTCGACAACACAATCCTTTCTGCAGAAGGAAGCGCCGCTGGCTCGCGTCCGCGAGCTGCACGCGGCAGGGGTCTCGTTTGATCCGGTCTGGTGGCGGCGTGCCGCGGAACTCGGCTGGACGGGCCTGCTCGTTCCGGCGGAGTTGGGCGGCGGCAGCGTCTCGGAGAGCGGTGTCGCGGATCTTGCCACGGTCGCCGAACTACTCGGCAAGACCGTCGCACCCGGGCCGCTTTACCCGGTCAGCGTCGTGCTCACCGCCCTCGCCGGAAGTGCCGACTCTCAGGCGCATGCGAGCGTCATCGAGTCGCTGATCTCCGGCGAAACCGTGGCGTCCTGGGCAGTCTCGGAACCCGGCCGGGGCTGGGCGCCGCTGGACCCGTCGGTGACGGCCACTGCAGCCGATGCCGGCTATCGCCTCGACGGCACCAAGGACCGCGTCGAGGCCGGCGCTCAGAGTGCGATGCTGCTGGTGGTGGCGCGCTGCGGCGATGAGATTCGTCAGTTCCTGGTCCCGACCGACGCGCCGGGTGTTCGGATCGAGCCCCAGCAGTCTGTCGACCTGGTCAAGCAATACGCGCGAGTGCATTTCGACGGCGTGGTGGTGGACCCGTCCGCGGCCGTCGGCAGCGCCGCCGAGACCGCCGCGCTGATCGACCGCCAGAGTCAGATCGCTCAGGTGCTGCAGTGTGCCGAGGTGGTCGGTGTCGTGCAAACGGTGTTCGACTTCACCGTCCAATGGGCGCTGGACCGGCACACGTTCGGCCGTCCGCTGGCGTCGTATCAAGCGCTCAAACACGGCTTCGCCGACATGAAGCTGTGGCTGGAAGCCTGCCGTGCCACCACCGCAGCGGCGGTCACCGACGTTGCCGACCGCTCACCGGTGGCGGGCCTTTCGGCCAGCATTGCCAAGTCCTACGTCGGAGAGACGGCGGGGCGGATCGTCCAGGGTTGCGTGCAGATGCATGGCGGCATCGGCGTCACATGGGAACACGATCTGCACCTGTACCTGAGACGAGTCTCGTTGTACCGCAGCTTGTTCGGCACGCCTGAGGAGCACAACTTGCGGGTGTATGACGCGGAGAAAGCCGGCCGCGCTGGAACAGGACGGGCGACCAGATGA
- a CDS encoding Rieske (2Fe-2S) protein → MPQRRFVCSLEELPPGGMKLVDVGKFGVGVYNVRGALYAIVNYCSHEGAPLCLGLLGGTTESAPDEPGGVRRVRDGQIVRCPWHNWEFDITTGRNLADPKRRVRTYPVDVADGEVYLTA, encoded by the coding sequence GTGCCCCAGCGGCGATTCGTGTGCTCCCTCGAGGAGCTGCCGCCCGGCGGGATGAAACTGGTCGACGTCGGCAAGTTCGGCGTGGGTGTCTACAACGTGCGCGGCGCGCTGTACGCGATCGTGAACTACTGCTCGCACGAAGGCGCTCCGCTCTGCCTTGGCTTGCTCGGGGGCACCACCGAGTCGGCCCCGGACGAGCCCGGCGGGGTACGCCGGGTGCGTGACGGTCAGATCGTGCGATGCCCTTGGCACAACTGGGAATTCGACATCACCACGGGGCGGAACCTGGCCGATCCGAAGCGCCGCGTCCGCACTTACCCGGTCGACGTCGCCGACGGGGAGGTGTACCTGACCGCATGA
- a CDS encoding amidohydrolase family protein: MSQPVIDAGVQPHFRYNAEIRRYLPEAHKLRSIPDVEQQWYQAPGGDYRHDLYDADCYPGSDPETVGRHLFDDAGVDYAILNPLTRGNIADYLLNSRICAAVNDWLLDRWLEPDTTGRFLGTIRVNPEDPRGAVAEIERLAGHPKLVQVGIPMQSREPYGKPMFEPIWEAAAAHGLPVAVHINGGNGVDHAPTFAGHAHTYPGYAAFMPLNYFVHLATLIVEGVFGRLPGLKFVFADGGYDILTPLMWRLDTFWLSMRDQTPWVDRYPSEYLPGHVRFCSSAFDGPTEADQTQRWMEFTGKTDLLMFGSGYPHWSTSSPEAAVAGLDTSQRDQVLWRNASELYGLTARAQARPG; the protein is encoded by the coding sequence ATGAGCCAGCCAGTGATAGATGCAGGAGTGCAACCGCACTTTCGCTACAACGCCGAGATCCGGCGCTACCTCCCCGAGGCCCACAAACTGCGGTCGATCCCCGACGTCGAGCAACAGTGGTATCAGGCCCCCGGCGGGGATTACCGGCACGACCTCTACGACGCCGACTGCTACCCGGGTTCGGATCCCGAGACCGTCGGCCGCCATCTGTTCGACGACGCGGGCGTCGACTACGCCATCCTCAACCCGCTGACTCGCGGCAACATCGCCGATTACCTGCTCAACAGCAGAATCTGCGCCGCGGTCAACGACTGGCTGCTGGACCGGTGGCTCGAGCCCGACACGACCGGCCGATTCCTGGGCACCATCCGCGTCAATCCCGAAGACCCCCGGGGCGCGGTCGCCGAGATCGAGCGTCTCGCCGGCCACCCCAAGCTCGTGCAGGTCGGCATTCCGATGCAGTCCCGCGAGCCCTACGGCAAGCCGATGTTCGAGCCCATCTGGGAGGCCGCGGCCGCGCACGGGCTGCCGGTCGCGGTGCACATCAACGGCGGCAACGGCGTCGACCATGCCCCCACCTTCGCCGGGCATGCGCACACCTACCCCGGCTACGCGGCGTTCATGCCGCTGAACTACTTCGTGCACCTGGCAACGCTGATCGTCGAGGGCGTGTTCGGCCGGTTGCCCGGCCTGAAATTCGTTTTCGCCGACGGCGGCTACGACATCCTCACTCCGCTGATGTGGCGGCTGGACACCTTCTGGTTGTCCATGCGCGACCAGACGCCGTGGGTCGATCGCTATCCCAGCGAGTACCTGCCGGGCCATGTCCGGTTCTGCTCGTCGGCCTTCGACGGGCCTACCGAGGCGGACCAGACGCAGCGCTGGATGGAGTTCACCGGCAAGACCGACCTGCTGATGTTCGGATCGGGCTACCCGCACTGGTCGACGTCGTCACCGGAGGCGGCGGTCGCCGGGCTCGACACATCGCAACGCGACCAGGTGCTGTGGCGAAACGCCAGCGAACTCTATGGGCTTACGGCCCGGGCGCAGGCTCGGCCGGGATAG
- a CDS encoding cytochrome P450 — MPLSTDPVGQPVTLDFTGETSPYPFFEYMRRTDPVWHGALGDHSQMPEELRPDDEWVLFGYDGVFQAFRDDKIFTSAAYEKTIGLVMGHTILAMGGKEHHDHRSLVAKAFRATALERWEPSVIGPVCDQLIDEIKDDCRADLVKALTFEFPTRIISVLLGLPPEDLDMFRRLSLDLISIPTDIMAGLNAANELHGYFLEQVEQRRRKLTDDIIGDLVAAEIDGEKLTDDAIIAFLRLLLPAGLETTYRSSGNLLYLLLTHPEQLEMVRQDRSLIPAAIEEGLRVETPLTMVMRTTTEEVEIGGKTIPADAQIDMCMGSANRDESRWPDADSFDIQRPRQAHIAFAGGIHMCLGMHLARLETRVMLNSLLDRVSNLAFVPDDGTGEEARIIGLTFRSPNKLPVTFTPTA; from the coding sequence ATGCCCTTAAGCACCGACCCCGTCGGCCAGCCCGTCACCCTCGATTTCACCGGCGAGACAAGTCCCTATCCGTTTTTCGAATACATGCGGCGCACCGACCCGGTGTGGCACGGCGCCCTCGGGGACCACTCGCAGATGCCCGAGGAGCTGCGGCCGGACGACGAATGGGTGCTGTTCGGCTATGACGGTGTGTTTCAAGCGTTCCGCGACGACAAGATCTTCACGTCGGCCGCGTACGAAAAGACCATCGGCTTGGTCATGGGGCACACGATCCTGGCGATGGGCGGCAAGGAGCATCACGACCACCGCAGCCTGGTGGCCAAGGCCTTTCGGGCCACCGCGCTGGAACGCTGGGAGCCGTCGGTCATCGGGCCGGTCTGCGATCAGCTGATCGACGAAATCAAAGACGACTGTCGGGCCGACCTGGTGAAGGCGCTGACGTTCGAATTCCCGACCCGGATCATCTCGGTGCTACTCGGGCTGCCCCCTGAGGATCTCGACATGTTCCGGCGGCTGTCGCTCGACCTCATCTCGATTCCGACCGACATCATGGCGGGACTCAACGCGGCGAACGAGTTGCACGGTTATTTCCTCGAACAGGTCGAGCAGCGGCGGCGCAAACTCACCGACGACATCATCGGGGATCTGGTCGCGGCCGAGATCGACGGCGAAAAACTCACCGACGACGCCATCATCGCGTTCCTGCGCTTGCTGCTGCCCGCCGGACTGGAGACGACCTACCGTTCGTCGGGCAACCTGTTATACCTGCTGCTGACCCACCCCGAGCAACTGGAGATGGTCCGCCAGGACCGGTCGCTGATCCCGGCCGCCATCGAAGAGGGCCTGCGGGTCGAGACACCGCTGACCATGGTCATGCGCACCACCACCGAAGAAGTCGAAATCGGCGGCAAGACAATACCGGCGGACGCACAGATCGATATGTGTATGGGCTCGGCGAACCGCGACGAAAGTCGTTGGCCCGACGCGGATAGTTTCGATATCCAGCGGCCGCGCCAAGCCCACATCGCGTTCGCCGGCGGCATCCATATGTGCCTCGGAATGCATTTGGCCCGGCTGGAAACCCGGGTCATGTTGAACAGCCTGCTCGACCGCGTCTCGAACCTGGCCTTTGTTCCCGACGACGGCACCGGCGAGGAGGCCAGGATCATCGGCCTCACCTTCCGGTCGCCGAACAAGCTTCCCGTCACGTTCACCCCGACCGCATGA
- a CDS encoding alpha/beta hydrolase: MTQTDLTRPQGINRIDPVLRDAASELGIVEFRAETLAAERDHANRLAAERAAAVDTAGVAVESRSIPGPGGQQLNLRFYRGRIDGAAGAPLLLYAHGGGFVTGGLDTDHAQCVELARDGGCLVVSVDYRLAPENPCPAALDDVEAGFYYVIRNCAELDVDPSRIAVMGRDAGAALVAGLAQRMFDNEGPQILMQILHQPMLDSDATPSRREFQRTPGLNGPAVSRAWGHYLGSDSASGQHVPAHRANLEGLPPTFISCSEIDPCRDEAIDYANRLLHAFVHTELHVIAATFNGFDSMVPDWVVSQENRALHAQSVRRVFAM; this comes from the coding sequence ATGACACAAACGGATCTGACCCGCCCGCAAGGCATTAACCGTATCGACCCGGTGCTGCGCGACGCCGCGAGCGAGCTGGGCATCGTCGAATTCCGTGCCGAGACACTGGCCGCCGAGCGCGACCACGCCAACCGATTGGCCGCCGAGCGCGCCGCGGCGGTCGACACTGCGGGCGTGGCCGTCGAATCGCGCTCGATCCCGGGTCCGGGTGGCCAGCAGCTGAACCTTCGTTTCTACCGGGGCCGCATCGACGGCGCCGCCGGGGCGCCGTTGCTTCTGTACGCTCACGGCGGCGGCTTCGTGACGGGTGGCCTGGACACCGACCACGCGCAGTGCGTGGAGCTGGCTCGCGACGGCGGCTGTCTGGTGGTTTCCGTCGACTACCGGCTGGCGCCGGAAAATCCGTGTCCAGCGGCACTCGACGACGTCGAGGCGGGTTTTTATTACGTCATCCGCAACTGCGCCGAACTCGATGTCGATCCGAGCCGCATCGCAGTGATGGGCCGGGACGCGGGTGCCGCGCTGGTCGCGGGCCTGGCCCAGCGCATGTTCGACAACGAGGGTCCGCAAATCCTGATGCAGATCCTGCATCAGCCGATGCTCGACAGCGACGCCACGCCGTCGCGACGGGAGTTTCAGCGCACCCCGGGACTCAACGGTCCCGCGGTGAGCCGTGCATGGGGCCACTACCTCGGCTCCGACAGCGCCAGCGGCCAACACGTGCCGGCGCACCGGGCGAACCTGGAGGGGCTGCCGCCCACCTTTATCAGCTGCTCCGAGATCGACCCGTGCCGCGACGAAGCCATCGACTACGCCAACCGGCTGCTGCATGCCTTCGTCCACACCGAATTGCACGTCATCGCAGCGACATTCAATGGCTTCGATTCGATGGTGCCGGATTGGGTCGTCTCACAGGAGAATCGCGCCTTGCACGCACAGTCGGTGCGCCGCGTGTTCGCCATGTAG
- a CDS encoding amidohydrolase family protein has protein sequence MTTIERVESSTGRGGEIAVTIVDTDVHPMPVSGDVLKSYAPAEWVDKIWPTGNAVSPMSYFYDTPDSFKTSSLRMDSWPPNGGVAGSDPDYAAQQLLVDAGVSIASLEPMCDAQLPQAEHVLKSTYNDWLADVWLDKHNAHGRWRGSISVSAQVPEQAAREIERWAGHPYLSQVLMTPQTRGIPFGNPHFDPLYEAAARNGLPVATHLMGQTPFELIPLYPVGNPAHWHDFFASWPLLYVSHLMSLVFDGAFDRHPDLRVVFVEGGFTWAMPVMSRMDRIWEARRADLPHVRRRPSDYVREHVRFTTQPLEDVDTVEFREYLEMMDLGDNLMFSTDYPHWSYDSPTYAINRFPADQRERIMHGNATALYGLPSTVRALPGESEAAVIRQG, from the coding sequence ATGACCACGATCGAACGGGTCGAGTCGTCGACGGGTCGCGGCGGCGAAATCGCGGTCACCATCGTCGACACCGATGTCCACCCGATGCCCGTCTCGGGCGATGTGCTCAAGTCCTACGCCCCGGCCGAATGGGTGGACAAGATCTGGCCAACCGGGAATGCGGTGAGCCCGATGTCGTATTTCTACGACACCCCGGACTCGTTCAAGACGTCGTCGCTGCGCATGGACTCGTGGCCGCCCAACGGGGGAGTCGCCGGCAGCGATCCGGACTATGCCGCGCAACAGCTGCTGGTCGACGCCGGCGTCAGCATCGCGTCGCTGGAGCCGATGTGCGACGCGCAGTTGCCGCAGGCCGAGCACGTACTCAAGTCCACCTACAACGACTGGCTCGCCGACGTCTGGCTGGACAAGCACAACGCGCACGGCCGCTGGCGCGGATCGATCAGCGTCAGCGCTCAGGTGCCCGAGCAGGCGGCGCGCGAAATCGAACGATGGGCCGGCCATCCCTACCTGTCCCAGGTGCTGATGACACCGCAGACTCGCGGAATCCCGTTCGGCAACCCGCATTTCGACCCGCTCTATGAAGCCGCGGCGCGCAACGGGCTGCCGGTGGCCACCCACCTGATGGGTCAGACGCCGTTCGAATTGATCCCGTTGTATCCGGTCGGCAATCCCGCGCACTGGCACGACTTCTTCGCGTCGTGGCCACTGCTCTACGTGTCGCACCTGATGAGCCTGGTCTTCGACGGCGCGTTCGATCGCCATCCCGACCTGCGGGTGGTGTTCGTCGAGGGCGGCTTCACCTGGGCGATGCCGGTGATGTCACGGATGGACCGGATCTGGGAAGCCCGCCGCGCTGACTTGCCGCACGTGCGACGCCGCCCGTCGGACTATGTGCGCGAACATGTTCGGTTCACCACGCAGCCCCTGGAAGACGTCGACACCGTGGAGTTCCGCGAATATCTGGAAATGATGGACCTGGGCGACAATCTCATGTTCTCGACGGACTATCCGCACTGGAGCTATGACTCGCCGACCTACGCGATCAACCGGTTCCCCGCCGACCAGCGAGAGCGGATCATGCACGGAAACGCGACGGCCCTGTACGGGCTGCCGTCGACCGTCCGGGCGCTGCCCGGTGAGTCCGAAGCCGCCGTCATCCGGCAAGGCTGA